One Rhizobiales bacterium GAS188 DNA window includes the following coding sequences:
- a CDS encoding Flp pilus assembly protein TadG, with the protein MGLGMRMDLLQGKRKQPFPRFWQDSSGNIAILFGLAIIPVLIAIGTAIDYTRVTNVRTKLDGAADMATLASVSKSAAPFTTTPTPAGVKNHFNAIASAIPSFAPSDVQVNVVPGVTAVSVTLNYTGKVQTVFGGIIGVNSVTIGGTATAKASAPPYVNFYLLLDNSPSMGLGATPADISRLQSLTPDQCAFACHEHSFNSKGNITGDNLNDYYHIAKNNGVTTRIDVLRTATQQLTQTAATSAVMASQFGMAVYTFSDTFQTVAPLSTKMSTVSSNAAAIDLAYAYYDQRDAQTSFDTALRSVNAIMPDPGDGSSPTSPREFLFLVTDGIEDAPAGGNSGSGDPPDKPTSYLPPNSQPNLSNSLTGNVNSGRLIDLIKASAGSMCDTIKKRGTAPNQIKIAVLYTPYQPVTNNGFYNTWVAPYNGSPVNPNDPTDPGSNQIGQALKNCSSPGFYYQVTPTTGISEAMQRLFMGAVNLVQLTN; encoded by the coding sequence ATGGGGTTGGGCATGCGAATGGATCTGCTACAGGGCAAGCGCAAGCAGCCCTTCCCGAGATTTTGGCAGGACTCGTCCGGCAATATTGCCATCCTGTTCGGCCTCGCGATCATCCCCGTGCTCATCGCGATAGGGACGGCGATCGACTATACGCGAGTGACGAATGTTCGTACCAAGCTTGACGGCGCTGCCGACATGGCGACGCTTGCCTCCGTCTCGAAATCCGCGGCGCCGTTCACCACCACTCCCACGCCGGCGGGCGTCAAGAATCATTTCAACGCCATCGCTTCGGCCATACCCTCCTTCGCCCCCTCGGACGTGCAAGTGAACGTCGTGCCGGGCGTCACCGCCGTGAGCGTCACCTTGAATTATACAGGGAAGGTGCAGACCGTTTTCGGCGGCATCATCGGCGTCAATTCGGTCACGATCGGCGGGACCGCGACAGCCAAGGCCAGCGCCCCTCCCTATGTCAATTTCTATCTCCTGCTCGATAATTCTCCGTCGATGGGATTGGGTGCGACGCCTGCGGACATCTCGCGCCTGCAGTCGCTGACGCCGGACCAATGCGCCTTCGCTTGCCACGAGCACAGCTTCAATTCGAAGGGCAACATCACGGGCGACAACCTGAACGACTATTACCATATCGCCAAGAACAACGGAGTGACTACACGCATCGACGTGTTGCGCACCGCGACCCAGCAATTGACGCAGACGGCAGCGACCAGCGCGGTCATGGCCAGCCAATTCGGCATGGCCGTGTATACCTTCAGCGACACTTTCCAGACTGTCGCTCCGCTATCCACCAAAATGTCGACCGTCTCCAGCAACGCGGCCGCCATAGATCTCGCCTATGCCTATTACGACCAGCGCGATGCCCAGACTTCCTTCGATACGGCGCTGCGCTCCGTCAACGCAATCATGCCCGATCCCGGCGATGGATCGAGTCCGACGTCGCCCCGGGAGTTCCTGTTCCTGGTCACCGACGGCATCGAGGACGCTCCGGCCGGCGGCAACTCGGGTTCGGGCGACCCGCCCGACAAGCCGACAAGTTATTTGCCGCCCAACAGCCAACCCAATCTCTCGAATTCCTTGACCGGAAACGTCAATTCGGGACGCCTGATCGACCTGATCAAGGCGAGCGCCGGTTCGATGTGCGACACGATCAAGAAACGCGGCACCGCCCCCAACCAGATCAAGATTGCGGTGCTCTACACGCCCTATCAACCTGTGACCAACAACGGCTTCTACAATACTTGGGTCGCGCCGTATAACGGTTCGCCAGTCAACCCCAACGATCCGACCGACCCGGGCAGCAACCAGATCGGCCAAGCACTGAAGAATTGCTCGTCCCCGGGATTCTACTACCAGGTAACGCCGACCACGGGCATCAGCGAAGCGATGCAGCGCTTGTTCATGGGGGCCGTCAATTTGGTGCAGCTTACGAATTGA
- a CDS encoding 3-deoxy-D-arabinoheptulosonate-7-phosphate synthase, with protein sequence MRTTDDLRIREIKELSTPAEIMREFQRSERATRTVSGARKALHDILHGRDDRLAVVIGPCSVHDPAAAMDYAEKLALMRKRLGDRLEIIMRVYFEKPRTTIGWKGLINDPDLDGSFKIDKGLRLARRLLAQINELGLPAGCEFLDMTTPQYIADLVGWGAIGARTTESQIHREMASGLSCPVGFKNGTDGNVRIAVDAVLSASQLHHFLAVTKEGRSAIAATTGNEDCHIILRGGRVPNYDATSVESACQEIVRSGLAPAVMIDASHANSHKKPENQPLVIEDICRQVEAGDRRIIGTMVESHLVGGRQDLVAGGELTYGQSITDGCIGWETSVEVLERLAQAVESRRLSFSRPSRGKVQVLNRETLRSEVG encoded by the coding sequence GTGCGCACCACAGACGACCTCCGCATCCGCGAAATCAAGGAATTGAGCACGCCCGCCGAGATCATGCGCGAATTCCAGCGCAGCGAGCGGGCGACCCGCACCGTGAGCGGTGCCCGCAAGGCCCTGCACGATATCCTGCATGGCCGTGACGACCGTCTCGCGGTGGTGATCGGCCCCTGCTCGGTCCATGATCCGGCGGCCGCGATGGACTATGCGGAGAAGCTCGCCTTGATGCGCAAACGTCTTGGCGACAGGCTGGAGATCATCATGCGCGTCTATTTCGAGAAGCCGCGCACCACCATCGGCTGGAAGGGCCTGATCAACGATCCCGATCTCGATGGCAGCTTCAAGATCGACAAGGGCTTGCGTCTCGCCCGGCGCTTGTTGGCGCAGATCAACGAGCTTGGCCTGCCGGCGGGCTGCGAGTTCCTCGACATGACGACGCCGCAATATATCGCCGATCTCGTGGGCTGGGGCGCCATCGGCGCGCGCACCACCGAGAGCCAGATCCATCGGGAAATGGCGTCCGGCCTCTCCTGTCCGGTCGGATTCAAGAACGGCACCGACGGCAATGTGCGCATCGCCGTCGATGCGGTGCTGTCGGCCTCGCAGCTGCATCATTTCCTGGCCGTCACCAAGGAAGGGCGCTCGGCGATCGCTGCGACCACGGGCAATGAGGACTGCCACATCATCCTGCGCGGCGGCAGAGTGCCGAATTACGACGCAACGAGCGTCGAATCCGCCTGCCAGGAGATTGTCCGTTCGGGGCTCGCCCCGGCCGTCATGATCGATGCCAGCCACGCCAACAGCCATAAGAAGCCGGAAAACCAGCCATTGGTGATCGAGGATATCTGCCGGCAAGTCGAAGCGGGCGACCGTCGCATCATCGGCACCATGGTCGAGAGCCATCTGGTCGGCGGGCGCCAGGACCTCGTTGCCGGCGGTGAGCTCACCTACGGGCAGAGCATCACCGATGGCTGCATCGGCTGGGAAACCAGCGTCGAGGTGCTCGAGCGCTTGGCGCAGGCGGTCGAGAGCCGGCGCCTCTCCTTCTCCCGTCCTTCACGGGGGAAGGTGCAAGTCTTGAACAGAGAGACTCTGCGCAGTGAGGTCGGATGA
- a CDS encoding Homeodomain-like domain-containing protein, protein MRTGITVHLNPTDRQRLLAIVDNRNSPQKHVWRARIILGTAEGLGTAMIMRTAKVSKTAVWRWQERFMDEGVDGLLRDKTRPARIPKLTDEVAVRIVALTLGEPPGETTHWTGRVMAKVAGVSLTSVQRIWRTHGLAPHRIRTFKLSNDPKFAAKVRDIAGLYVDPPAHAVVLSIDEKSQIQALDRTQPGLPLKKGRAGTMTHDYKRHGTTTLFAAFDVLDGKVTGRCMQRHRHQEFIRFLNTVERQVPAGKTVHAILDNYATHKHPKVIEWLARHRRWTFHFTPTSASWLNAVEGFFAILSKRRLKRGVFKGVVDLQAAINRFIVDHNNDPKPFSWTADPDKIIAAANRGHQVLDSIH, encoded by the coding sequence ATGCGCACAGGTATCACCGTCCATCTGAACCCGACTGATCGTCAGCGCCTGCTGGCGATCGTAGACAACCGCAACAGCCCCCAGAAGCATGTCTGGCGCGCCAGGATCATCTTGGGCACGGCCGAGGGGCTGGGCACAGCGATGATCATGCGCACTGCCAAGGTCAGCAAGACCGCCGTCTGGCGTTGGCAAGAACGGTTCATGGACGAGGGTGTCGATGGCCTGCTGCGCGACAAGACCCGCCCCGCGCGGATCCCCAAATTGACCGACGAAGTGGCCGTGCGGATCGTGGCCCTGACCCTTGGCGAACCGCCGGGCGAGACGACCCACTGGACCGGTCGCGTGATGGCCAAGGTGGCGGGCGTCAGCCTGACTTCGGTTCAGCGCATCTGGCGGACCCATGGCCTGGCGCCGCACCGTATCCGCACCTTCAAGCTTTCCAATGATCCGAAGTTCGCCGCCAAGGTCCGTGACATCGCCGGTCTCTATGTCGATCCGCCCGCCCATGCGGTCGTCCTCAGCATCGACGAGAAGTCCCAGATCCAGGCCCTGGATCGCACCCAGCCGGGTCTGCCTCTGAAGAAGGGCCGGGCCGGAACCATGACCCATGACTATAAGCGCCATGGCACGACCACCCTGTTCGCCGCTTTCGATGTGCTGGACGGCAAGGTCACCGGACGCTGCATGCAACGTCACCGGCATCAGGAATTCATCCGCTTCCTCAACACCGTCGAGCGCCAGGTCCCGGCCGGCAAGACCGTCCACGCCATCCTCGACAACTACGCCACCCACAAACACCCCAAGGTGATCGAATGGCTGGCACGTCATCGGCGATGGACCTTCCATTTCACACCGACCTCCGCCAGCTGGCTCAACGCCGTCGAAGGCTTCTTCGCCATCCTCAGCAAGCGGCGCCTGAAGCGCGGCGTCTTCAAGGGCGTCGTTGATCTGCAAGCCGCCATCAATCGCTTCATCGTCGATCACAACAATGACCCCAAGCCCTTCAGCTGGACCGCCGACCCCGACAAAATCATCGCCGCAGCGAACCGTGGGCACCAAGTGTTGGATTCAATCCACTAG
- a CDS encoding acyl-CoA thioesterase-1: MDIKTRSRAARSAFCSYGARSDGGELRRNQGAGPSRRALIAAAAAFITLSRRAAADAPLRLVALGDSLTAGPGLSSQESFPQVLQRQLAGKGLSVAIANAGVSGDTAEDGLQRLDWSVPKETQGVILELGANDALRGLDPKRCEATLDEIVAKLQGRGTAVLLCGMYAPRNLGADYVGAFDGIYPRLSAKYGLTLYPFFLDGVTGHPKLTLPDGLHPNAEGVKVIVDKILPTVETFIGKLAAR; this comes from the coding sequence ATGGACATCAAGACGAGATCGCGCGCGGCAAGGAGCGCCTTTTGCTCATATGGGGCACGCAGCGATGGAGGGGAACTCCGGCGGAACCAAGGCGCAGGACCTTCGCGGCGCGCCCTCATCGCCGCGGCGGCAGCCTTCATCACCCTGAGCCGGCGAGCCGCGGCGGATGCGCCTCTGCGTCTCGTGGCGCTCGGCGACAGCCTCACGGCCGGCCCCGGCCTTTCCTCGCAGGAGAGCTTCCCGCAGGTCCTGCAGCGCCAGCTCGCCGGCAAGGGCCTGTCGGTGGCGATCGCCAATGCCGGCGTCTCGGGCGACACGGCCGAGGATGGGCTGCAGCGGCTCGACTGGTCGGTGCCCAAGGAGACTCAAGGCGTGATCCTCGAGCTCGGCGCCAATGACGCCTTGCGTGGCCTGGACCCCAAGCGCTGCGAGGCCACGCTCGACGAGATCGTGGCAAAACTCCAGGGGCGCGGCACGGCGGTGCTGCTTTGCGGCATGTATGCGCCGCGCAATCTCGGCGCCGATTATGTCGGAGCCTTCGATGGCATCTATCCGCGCCTATCGGCGAAATACGGCCTGACGCTGTATCCTTTCTTCCTGGACGGCGTGACGGGTCACCCAAAGCTGACGCTGCCGGACGGGCTCCATCCCAATGCCGAGGGCGTCAAAGTGATCGTCGACAAGATCCTGCCCACCGTCGAAACCTTCATCGGCAAGCTCGCGGCACGCTGA
- a CDS encoding carboxyl-terminal processing protease: MRKSSLLLLGVLLGTGAATLGLGTLGLDTLGLETRLLASAPAQAASAGDTYRRLSLLGDVFERIRADYVEKPDDGKLVEAAINGMLTSLDPHSNYMDAKSFRDMQVDTKGEFGGVGIQITVENGVVKVVAATADTPAARAGILADDTITRIDGETTRNLTLDQVAEKIRGAVKSSVKLTVIRKDRKEPLEVRLTREIIQVKSVKFRQEDDVGYIQITQFSEQTTDNLRAAIESLKKDIGDDKLKGFVLDLRNDPGGLLDEAIGVCDTFLDKGEIVSTRGRNPEDTRRWDARHGDVTKGKRLVLLINGGSASASEIVAGALQDHKRATLLGTRSFGKGSVQTIIPVGKDAAIRLTTARYYTPSGRSIQAKGIEPDIKVLEAIPDELKGKDEAKGEASLPGHLSNDKGEDLSASQAYVASDPAKDTQLIAALELLHDKAVTGLSKAGNPG, translated from the coding sequence ATGCGTAAATCCTCGCTTCTTCTTCTGGGCGTGCTTCTCGGCACGGGGGCCGCGACGCTTGGCCTCGGGACTCTTGGCCTCGACACTCTTGGGTTGGAAACCCGCCTCCTGGCGAGCGCGCCGGCGCAGGCAGCTTCCGCCGGCGATACCTACCGCCGGCTCAGTCTCCTCGGCGATGTCTTCGAGCGCATTCGCGCCGATTATGTCGAGAAGCCCGATGACGGCAAGCTGGTCGAGGCGGCCATCAACGGCATGCTCACCTCGCTCGACCCGCATTCGAACTACATGGACGCGAAGAGCTTCCGCGACATGCAGGTCGACACCAAAGGCGAATTCGGCGGTGTCGGTATCCAGATCACCGTGGAAAATGGGGTGGTCAAGGTCGTCGCCGCAACTGCCGATACGCCGGCCGCGCGCGCCGGTATCTTGGCCGACGACACCATCACCCGGATCGACGGCGAGACGACACGGAACCTGACGCTGGACCAGGTGGCCGAGAAGATACGCGGCGCGGTGAAGAGCTCGGTCAAGCTGACCGTCATCCGCAAGGACCGCAAGGAGCCGCTCGAGGTGAGGCTGACGCGCGAGATCATCCAGGTGAAGAGCGTGAAATTCCGTCAGGAAGACGATGTCGGCTACATCCAGATCACCCAGTTCAGCGAGCAGACGACCGACAATCTTCGCGCCGCCATCGAGAGCCTGAAGAAGGATATCGGCGACGACAAGCTGAAGGGTTTCGTCCTCGATCTGCGCAACGATCCGGGCGGCCTGCTCGACGAGGCGATCGGCGTCTGCGACACCTTCCTCGACAAGGGCGAGATCGTCTCGACGCGCGGCCGCAATCCCGAGGACACCAGGCGCTGGGATGCGCGCCATGGCGACGTCACCAAGGGCAAGCGCCTCGTGCTGCTGATCAATGGCGGCTCAGCTTCGGCCTCGGAGATCGTGGCCGGCGCGCTGCAGGACCATAAGCGGGCGACGCTGCTCGGCACGCGCTCCTTCGGCAAGGGTTCGGTGCAGACCATCATCCCGGTCGGCAAAGATGCCGCGATCCGCCTCACCACGGCGCGCTATTACACGCCGTCCGGCCGTTCGATCCAGGCCAAGGGCATCGAGCCCGATATCAAGGTGCTGGAGGCGATCCCCGACGAGCTGAAGGGCAAGGACGAGGCCAAGGGCGAGGCGAGCCTTCCCGGCCATCTGTCGAATGACAAGGGCGAGGACCTGTCGGCCTCCCAAGCCTATGTGGCGTCCGATCCGGCCAAGGATACCCAGCTGATCGCCGCACTCGAGCTCTTGCACGACAAGGCGGTGACGGGCCTGTCAAAGGCAGGCAATCCGGGGTGA